A window from Actimicrobium sp. CCC2.4 encodes these proteins:
- a CDS encoding ABC transporter substrate-binding protein: MTFSNFLVGCLRTALMTSALLWAGWVHAETVLRVLTWPGYADPDVVSAFEKKTGARLEVTFVNTDDELWSRLSTNNGGDFDVFAVNTAELQRYIDKGLSAPLDLASIPNQARQLPRFRDIAAIPGLMRGKRLYAIPFTYAEMGLIYNRKLVKQEPASMEAMWDPQYRGKVLAYSGSVHNFSVAAMLDGSKNPFRLSADELRAASRRLVGLRRNVLAFYSSPEEAVQLYLGNDVALVFANFGTQQLQALRAAGADVGYVVPKQGVLAWLDCWSVTGRARSPQLAAQWIDMTLQADVSARFSERHGLANTVTATSLSNASDKLTWLEPAEDADKRHALWTRILSGDVLQKF; the protein is encoded by the coding sequence ATGACGTTCTCTAATTTCCTCGTAGGCTGTTTGCGTACGGCGCTCATGACCAGCGCGCTATTGTGGGCGGGCTGGGTGCATGCCGAAACCGTATTGCGTGTGCTTACCTGGCCGGGTTATGCCGATCCGGATGTGGTGTCAGCATTTGAAAAGAAAACCGGTGCGCGTCTGGAGGTCACTTTCGTCAATACTGACGACGAACTGTGGAGCCGGTTGTCAACAAATAACGGCGGCGACTTCGACGTGTTTGCGGTCAATACGGCGGAACTGCAGCGTTATATCGACAAGGGCCTGAGTGCGCCGCTAGACCTGGCTAGCATCCCTAATCAGGCCCGCCAGCTGCCGCGTTTTCGCGATATCGCCGCGATTCCCGGCCTGATGCGCGGCAAACGCTTGTACGCCATCCCATTTACGTATGCCGAGATGGGGCTGATCTACAACCGCAAACTCGTCAAGCAAGAGCCGGCGTCCATGGAGGCCATGTGGGATCCGCAATATCGTGGCAAGGTGCTTGCCTACAGTGGCAGCGTGCACAATTTTTCCGTCGCTGCGATGCTCGACGGCAGTAAAAATCCTTTTCGGCTGAGCGCTGATGAGCTCCGCGCCGCCAGCCGGCGGCTGGTAGGCTTGCGCCGCAACGTGCTGGCGTTCTATTCCTCGCCTGAGGAGGCGGTCCAGTTGTACCTCGGGAATGACGTCGCGCTGGTCTTTGCCAACTTTGGTACTCAGCAGTTGCAGGCGCTGCGGGCAGCGGGTGCGGATGTCGGTTACGTGGTGCCGAAGCAGGGCGTTCTGGCATGGCTGGATTGCTGGTCCGTCACCGGACGGGCCCGTTCGCCCCAACTGGCGGCGCAATGGATCGATATGACCTTGCAAGCCGATGTCAGTGCCCGTTTCAGCGAGCGGCACGGGCTCGCCAATACGGTCACGGCGACGTCACTGAGCAATGCCAGCGATAAACTGACCTGGCTGGAGCCAGCCGAAGATGCGGATAAGCGTCATGCGCTATGGACAAGAATATTGTCCGGCGATGTGTTGCAGAAATTTTAA